The following coding sequences are from one Verrucomicrobiia bacterium window:
- a CDS encoding FeoA domain-containing protein: MWTLIAGCLGVGLLALALLIIWPQAGLLARWKASRSLAQRCRREDALKHLLHQEANGRPVSLESLAGAVHLKTDAAAELMEDLEARGLTRLQNGNFQLTPPGRELASHVVRAHRLWESYLADQTGVGEKEWHAQAEQQEHLLTPEETEALAARLGHPRVDPHGDIIPESGEPLPADVSQSLNTAPINTPLVITHLEDEPARVYDQLAALGLGPGVNVSITDRQPHQVKIFAHGTQHTLAPLQAQNVGVEVVREAVRLPAEERYLASLGPGEKAVVLGLSPACRGPERRRLLDLGFVPGTEVKVAMISPLGDPVAYEVRGTTVALRRDQARAIRIAAPVPMAA; encoded by the coding sequence ATGTGGACGTTAATCGCAGGCTGTCTGGGCGTGGGGCTGTTGGCCCTGGCCCTGTTGATTATCTGGCCGCAGGCGGGGTTGTTGGCCCGCTGGAAGGCCAGCCGGTCCCTGGCCCAACGATGTCGCCGGGAGGATGCCTTGAAGCACCTGTTGCATCAGGAGGCCAATGGCCGCCCTGTCAGCCTGGAGAGTCTGGCGGGCGCGGTCCATTTGAAAACCGATGCCGCGGCGGAATTGATGGAGGATTTGGAGGCCCGGGGGCTGACTCGGTTGCAGAACGGCAATTTTCAATTGACCCCCCCGGGGCGCGAACTGGCCTCGCATGTGGTGCGGGCGCATCGGTTATGGGAAAGTTATCTGGCCGACCAGACCGGTGTGGGCGAAAAGGAGTGGCATGCGCAGGCCGAGCAGCAGGAACACCTGTTGACCCCCGAGGAAACCGAGGCCTTGGCGGCGCGGCTGGGGCATCCGCGGGTGGATCCGCACGGGGACATCATCCCCGAATCGGGCGAGCCGTTGCCAGCCGACGTCAGCCAGTCCTTGAACACGGCGCCCATCAACACGCCGCTGGTCATCACCCATTTGGAGGACGAGCCGGCCCGGGTGTATGACCAGTTGGCAGCCCTGGGTTTGGGGCCGGGGGTGAATGTTTCGATCACCGACCGGCAGCCGCATCAGGTCAAGATTTTTGCCCATGGCACGCAACACACGCTGGCTCCGTTGCAGGCCCAGAACGTGGGCGTGGAGGTGGTGCGGGAGGCGGTGCGTCTGCCGGCGGAGGAGCGGTACCTGGCTTCGCTGGGGCCGGGGGAGAAGGCGGTGGTGTTGGGGTTGTCTCCAGCCTGCCGCGGGCCGGAGCGCCGGCGGTTGCTGGACTTGGGCTTCGTACCCGGCACCGAGGTCAAAGTGGCCATGATTAGTCCGCTGGGGGATCCTGTGGCTTATGAGGTGCGGGGCACCACCGTGGCGTTGCGCCGCGATCAAGCGCGGGCCATTCGCATCGCAGCACCTGTCCCGATGGCGGCATGA
- a CDS encoding glycoside hydrolase family 26 protein, translated as MSTQTHPPFPARRVPPPATAWLMILLLAGGITAQAQNRQQILQYLRGLGHGSYLFGQMATWVHGENPNLEHPSNWLKKVQQHTGIMPAYGCLTYDFDDDPFSDAQWNEGVKQMWERGLLVGVYTFWANPCGGRWDQPVQIAPIFTAESNPIKAHFHRQMDRMADNLLWLKKQGITVIYTPLVESDDRNKWHAKEGPQMAIRLYRLIHDHFAARGVDNVLWAYHTTQRNGALQEYYPGDAYVDILGKSAYGRGLVFDEYEWAVEKKKKAGKILWWAELGIRGKNEAPRDCLDVVKQLDTRYPELAGFNFWSDEGFYNVVGNLNGRELMQDSRIITLSSPKMIQRRK; from the coding sequence ATGTCAACTCAAACCCATCCCCCCTTCCCGGCCCGACGTGTGCCACCGCCCGCAACGGCCTGGCTCATGATCCTGCTGCTGGCCGGCGGCATCACCGCCCAAGCCCAAAACCGCCAGCAAATCTTGCAATATCTACGGGGACTGGGCCATGGCTCCTACCTCTTTGGCCAGATGGCCACCTGGGTCCATGGGGAGAATCCCAACTTGGAGCATCCCTCCAACTGGCTGAAGAAAGTGCAACAACACACCGGCATCATGCCGGCCTATGGCTGTTTGACCTATGACTTCGATGACGATCCCTTCAGCGATGCCCAATGGAATGAAGGCGTCAAACAAATGTGGGAGCGCGGCCTGTTGGTCGGTGTTTACACCTTCTGGGCCAATCCCTGTGGCGGACGCTGGGATCAGCCCGTCCAAATCGCTCCCATTTTTACTGCGGAGTCCAATCCCATCAAAGCTCACTTCCATCGCCAGATGGATCGCATGGCGGACAATTTGCTCTGGCTTAAAAAACAGGGCATCACCGTGATCTACACCCCGCTGGTGGAATCGGACGATCGCAACAAATGGCACGCCAAAGAGGGGCCACAGATGGCCATCCGTCTGTATCGCCTGATTCACGATCACTTCGCCGCCAGGGGCGTGGACAACGTGCTCTGGGCTTATCACACCACCCAACGCAACGGCGCCCTGCAGGAATATTACCCCGGCGATGCCTACGTGGACATCCTGGGCAAGTCCGCCTACGGCCGCGGTCTGGTTTTTGACGAATACGAGTGGGCCGTGGAGAAGAAAAAGAAAGCCGGGAAAATCCTCTGGTGGGCGGAATTAGGCATTCGCGGGAAGAACGAGGCCCCGCGGGATTGCCTGGACGTGGTGAAACAGCTCGACACCAGATACCCTGAACTGGCCGGCTTCAATTTCTGGAGCGACGAAGGTTTTTACAATGTGGTGGGCAATTTGAACGGGCGCGAACTCATGCAGGATTCCCGTATCATCACCCTCTCTTCGCCCAAAATGATCCAACGGCGGAAATAA
- a CDS encoding ABC transporter permease — protein sequence MILPLLIRRSLRQHLVSSVLTAFSVALAGALLLTVWVTRDQARRAFAGATTGFDAVLGARGAKLQLVLNAVFHLEASPGNLKWEDFQEIRDHPAVDLAVPLAVGDNYRGYRIAGTTLDFFQRAEPAPGRPFALQAGGRWFDPLRREAVVGSFAARRLGLRVGDRFHPYHGLTFSEEHQHEEDYLVVGVLKPSNTPADRVIWIPLAGVQHMSGHDPAAATDLSAVLVKLKGGSPLAGFQLDQYYNRQGTRLTWAWPIGRVVAELFEKLAWLDRVLTALAALVALVAGAAITASMYNAMYARRRDVAILRALGARRRTVFMATWLEAVGIAGLGVVGAFPLYALSMSAVAVMVRASTGVVLEVAVWHPVMLYAPAALIALGGLAGLLPALRAYRTEVARHLVPVA from the coding sequence ATGATCCTGCCGTTGTTGATCCGCCGCAGCTTGCGACAGCATTTGGTTTCCAGCGTGTTGACGGCGTTTTCGGTGGCCCTCGCGGGGGCATTATTGCTCACCGTCTGGGTAACTCGGGATCAGGCCCGGCGGGCCTTTGCCGGCGCCACCACCGGATTTGACGCCGTGCTGGGCGCGCGCGGCGCCAAACTGCAGCTTGTGCTTAATGCGGTGTTCCATCTCGAAGCCTCGCCCGGCAATTTAAAGTGGGAGGATTTTCAGGAAATCCGGGACCATCCGGCGGTGGATTTGGCAGTGCCGCTGGCCGTGGGAGATAATTATCGCGGGTATCGAATTGCGGGGACCACCCTGGACTTCTTTCAGCGCGCAGAGCCCGCGCCCGGGCGGCCGTTTGCCCTGCAAGCGGGCGGGCGCTGGTTTGATCCGTTGCGGCGCGAGGCGGTGGTGGGGAGTTTTGCCGCACGGCGCCTGGGGCTGCGCGTGGGAGATCGTTTCCATCCCTATCACGGATTGACGTTTAGCGAGGAACACCAGCATGAAGAGGATTATTTGGTGGTGGGGGTGCTCAAACCTTCCAACACGCCGGCGGACCGGGTGATCTGGATTCCGCTGGCCGGGGTCCAGCACATGAGCGGGCACGATCCTGCGGCGGCGACTGATTTGAGCGCGGTCCTGGTAAAACTGAAAGGGGGCAGTCCGCTGGCTGGTTTCCAACTGGACCAGTATTACAATCGGCAGGGCACGCGGTTGACGTGGGCTTGGCCAATCGGGCGGGTGGTGGCCGAGCTTTTCGAGAAACTGGCCTGGCTGGATCGGGTGTTGACGGCCTTGGCGGCGCTGGTGGCGCTGGTGGCGGGGGCAGCCATCACGGCGAGCATGTACAACGCCATGTATGCCCGGCGGCGGGACGTGGCCATTCTGCGGGCCTTGGGGGCCCGGCGGCGGACGGTCTTTATGGCTACATGGCTGGAGGCAGTTGGCATTGCCGGCCTGGGGGTGGTGGGTGCTTTTCCGCTGTACGCTTTGAGCATGTCTGCGGTGGCCGTCATGGTGCGGGCTTCGACCGGGGTGGTTTTGGAGGTGGCGGTCTGGCATCCGGTGATGCTTTATGCCCCGGCTGCCCTGATTGCGTTGGGCGGTTTGGCGGGTTTGCTGCCGGCGCTGCGGGCCTACCGGACCGAGGTGGCGAGACATTTGGTGCCAGTTGCATAA
- a CDS encoding immunoglobulin domain-containing protein, with protein MKNNAVFGIWKQAGVLCALVAGITLGQAAISIQLGNNGPYTFDTAPTAADGWTTGAQGATGGGTAGANISTVEQLDAHVQTQSASSIVTNLPTSGTTPPSTHQWFRYNTSLQAIQSRVTGVEYCMLLATLQNNSGSPIGQLAISYTQASYDTTVAEQISAHRVYWSLTGQPGSWQVIPGLSSQADGNLSATIATTGWSPGGTLYILWVDDNANPGTDPSWTIDNVAFNATGASGPLQIVNPNLPQSLSLNEYDRATFQFVVSGQSPNYQWYKNGQPIAGATGANYTINSVTPADDGQYYCVATNNLSVVTSRVAVLSVAPDEIKPAVATVSGVGAAVVRVVFTEAVRASTATNTANYTVALPGGGTIAVQSATLLNTNTVELTLAAPRQYAVEYYLTVRGVQDLARTPNTIFTQTEVIPPEYNMPIFQINHVWKYNTNGVDLGTAWRNVGYNDADWPSGPGILGYEDTAATLAAFAAAGEAMRTDFGPVGSRNIPTYYFRTTFTNTNTISGLGLMVEGWIDDGAIFWLNGVEVGRFASPGTWTDPVVFTSLVSAATSPEETIKQVVLNAAPLRYGENTLAVEVHQNSLTSSDIVLGIRLLQVIPAPLAITQQPTGTNIFDGQAFSLTVAYSGSLPAFQWYRNGVAVPGANAATYSVTSAVTNDSGSYYVVITNGISAVTSATVNVTVRVDNIPPAVYSALMQTNGFDPNWGDACVVQIAFTEPVNTNDAVNLANYFIVRQGDATNTTLQIFQATIDATGTNLTLICAPKQESSLVNYSLYIGNIRDRSALQNVMTRTNLFMFQRHYLVKSQTQAWRYNASGQDLGTAWIAPTFNDSAWDQAYTPFIDESYQAAIPNGWGFPSVYIPVSNTITTYYYRTTFNLPVDPAGVRLQFEIWADDGCVIYLNGTEWRSDQDNANNPGGRYYMTNGTEQVRATTLAQNHAAGTPSQRAPLYPVNLRNGQNTLAVSVHQSAADIAGPTRDHAFALQIIATIPPLNQTVRPSLVQQPANITTNLGANVTFRPVGDGTLPLTAIWYFNTNTPIRTNVVASGTAITNIPNLIALTLNNVSGANEGTYTLVLQNSGGMVTSAVATLTVLRPPTLLVQPANISTGVGSNVTFTVQAEGTLPLRYQWYFNGVNRLVGETNASLVLLNVQPEQAGNYSVVVTNSVGAVTSQVATLTVIGGGPATPPTIPRGSLVYRGPGNNFSLQVPTEAGRTYRLQWNLNVQDRNGWQNVPGATVSGDGTVRTLTDVNPTGPRRFYRIAVD; from the coding sequence ATGAAAAACAACGCAGTGTTCGGGATATGGAAGCAGGCAGGTGTGCTGTGCGCTTTGGTGGCCGGCATAACCCTGGGACAGGCAGCGATTTCCATCCAACTGGGCAACAATGGCCCTTATACCTTCGACACCGCTCCCACGGCAGCCGACGGGTGGACAACCGGCGCACAAGGGGCGACCGGCGGGGGCACTGCCGGGGCCAACATTTCGACTGTGGAACAATTGGATGCGCACGTCCAAACCCAATCGGCGTCATCTATCGTGACCAACCTTCCCACCTCGGGGACCACCCCGCCCAGCACGCACCAATGGTTCCGCTACAACACCTCCTTGCAGGCCATTCAGAGCCGCGTAACCGGGGTGGAATACTGCATGCTGCTGGCCACGCTGCAGAACAACTCCGGCAGCCCGATTGGCCAGCTTGCCATTAGCTACACTCAGGCGAGTTATGACACCACCGTGGCGGAACAGATTTCAGCCCATCGGGTTTACTGGAGCCTGACCGGCCAGCCAGGCAGTTGGCAGGTAATTCCGGGATTGTCGAGCCAGGCGGATGGCAATTTAAGTGCCACCATTGCGACTACGGGCTGGAGTCCGGGTGGGACCTTGTACATCCTCTGGGTGGATGACAATGCCAACCCGGGCACGGATCCCTCCTGGACGATTGATAACGTTGCTTTTAACGCCACCGGTGCCAGCGGGCCGCTGCAGATTGTGAACCCCAATCTCCCGCAAAGCCTTAGCTTGAATGAATATGACCGGGCGACTTTTCAATTCGTGGTTTCTGGGCAGTCCCCCAATTACCAGTGGTACAAGAATGGCCAGCCCATTGCGGGCGCCACCGGTGCTAATTACACCATTAATTCGGTTACTCCGGCTGACGATGGGCAGTATTACTGTGTGGCGACCAACAACCTCAGCGTGGTGACCAGCCGCGTGGCGGTCCTGAGCGTGGCCCCGGATGAAATCAAGCCCGCAGTGGCGACGGTGAGCGGCGTGGGGGCTGCGGTGGTGCGAGTGGTGTTCACCGAGGCGGTGCGTGCGTCCACGGCCACCAATACAGCCAATTATACGGTGGCCCTGCCGGGCGGGGGCACCATTGCGGTGCAATCGGCGACGCTGCTGAACACCAACACGGTGGAATTGACCTTGGCGGCACCCCGCCAGTATGCGGTGGAATATTATCTCACGGTGCGTGGCGTGCAAGATTTGGCCCGTACCCCCAATACCATCTTTACCCAGACCGAAGTAATTCCACCTGAATATAATATGCCTATTTTCCAAATCAACCACGTGTGGAAATACAATACCAACGGCGTGGACTTGGGCACGGCCTGGCGCAACGTGGGCTACAACGATGCGGACTGGCCTTCCGGGCCGGGCATTTTGGGGTATGAAGACACGGCGGCTACGCTCGCGGCGTTTGCCGCGGCAGGCGAGGCGATGCGCACGGATTTTGGTCCAGTTGGCAGCCGCAACATTCCCACTTATTATTTCCGCACCACCTTTACCAACACCAACACCATTTCGGGGCTGGGGTTAATGGTGGAAGGGTGGATTGACGACGGCGCCATCTTCTGGCTGAACGGTGTGGAAGTGGGACGCTTTGCCAGTCCGGGGACGTGGACGGACCCGGTGGTGTTCACCAGCTTGGTGAGCGCGGCCACCAGCCCGGAGGAAACCATCAAGCAGGTGGTGCTCAATGCCGCTCCGCTGCGTTATGGGGAAAACACCCTGGCGGTGGAAGTCCACCAAAACAGCCTGACCAGCTCGGACATCGTGCTGGGTATCCGGTTGCTGCAGGTTATTCCTGCACCGCTGGCCATCACCCAGCAGCCGACGGGCACGAACATCTTTGACGGCCAGGCCTTCAGCCTCACGGTAGCTTACTCCGGTTCACTGCCCGCCTTCCAATGGTATCGCAACGGGGTGGCGGTGCCGGGGGCCAATGCAGCCACGTATTCCGTGACCTCCGCGGTGACGAACGACTCGGGCAGTTATTATGTGGTCATCACCAACGGCATCTCGGCGGTGACCAGCGCCACCGTCAACGTGACGGTCCGGGTGGACAACATCCCGCCGGCCGTGTACTCAGCGTTGATGCAGACCAACGGCTTTGACCCCAACTGGGGCGATGCCTGCGTGGTGCAGATTGCGTTCACCGAGCCGGTCAACACCAATGATGCCGTGAACCTGGCGAATTACTTCATCGTGCGTCAGGGGGATGCCACCAACACCACTTTGCAAATCTTCCAGGCGACCATTGATGCCACGGGGACCAATTTGACGCTGATCTGCGCTCCGAAGCAGGAGAGCAGCCTGGTCAACTACTCCTTGTATATTGGCAATATCCGCGATCGGTCGGCCCTGCAAAATGTGATGACGCGCACCAATCTGTTCATGTTCCAGCGGCATTACCTTGTCAAGTCCCAGACCCAGGCCTGGCGTTATAATGCCTCGGGCCAGGATTTGGGGACCGCTTGGATCGCGCCTACCTTTAATGACAGCGCCTGGGATCAGGCCTACACTCCGTTTATTGATGAATCCTATCAGGCGGCCATTCCGAATGGCTGGGGCTTCCCGTCGGTGTACATCCCGGTGAGCAACACCATTACCACCTACTACTATCGCACCACCTTCAACCTGCCGGTGGATCCGGCGGGCGTGCGGTTGCAGTTTGAGATTTGGGCGGATGACGGCTGTGTCATCTATCTCAATGGCACCGAGTGGCGTAGTGATCAGGATAATGCCAACAATCCCGGCGGTCGTTACTACATGACCAATGGTACGGAGCAGGTGCGGGCGACGACGCTGGCCCAGAACCACGCCGCCGGCACACCGTCCCAGCGTGCTCCGCTCTATCCGGTGAACCTGCGCAACGGGCAGAACACGTTGGCGGTCTCGGTCCATCAGAGCGCGGCCGACATTGCCGGACCGACACGTGACCATGCCTTCGCGCTGCAGATCATTGCCACCATCCCGCCACTGAACCAGACGGTGCGTCCGTCCCTGGTGCAGCAGCCGGCGAACATCACCACCAACCTGGGGGCCAACGTGACGTTCCGGCCGGTGGGTGACGGCACGCTGCCGTTGACGGCCATCTGGTACTTCAACACCAATACGCCGATTCGCACCAATGTGGTGGCCTCGGGCACGGCGATTACCAACATCCCGAACCTGATTGCCCTGACGCTGAACAACGTGAGCGGCGCGAATGAAGGCACCTACACGCTGGTGTTGCAAAACTCCGGCGGCATGGTCACCAGCGCGGTGGCCACATTGACAGTGTTGCGTCCGCCCACCTTGCTGGTGCAACCGGCTAACATAAGCACTGGCGTGGGGAGCAACGTCACCTTTACGGTGCAAGCCGAAGGCACTTTGCCTCTGCGGTATCAGTGGTACTTCAACGGGGTGAATCGCCTGGTGGGTGAGACCAACGCCAGCTTGGTACTGCTGAATGTGCAGCCGGAGCAGGCGGGGAATTACAGCGTGGTCGTGACCAACAGCGTGGGTGCGGTGACCAGCCAGGTCGCCACGCTGACCGTCATTGGCGGTGGCCCGGCTACGCCGCCGACCATCCCGCGCGGCAGCCTGGTGTATCGTGGCCCGGGCAACAACTTCTCGTTGCAGGTGCCTACGGAGGCTGGGCGCACCTACCGGCTGCAGTGGAATCTGAACGTGCAGGATCGCAATGGCTGGCAAAACGTGCCGGGTGCCACGGTCAGCGGCGATGGCACAGTGCGCACCCTGACGGATGTCAATCCGACCGGGCCGCGGCGGTTCTACCGCATCGCAGTGGATTAA
- a CDS encoding ferrous iron transporter B, producing MSAPQPIHPEVAALLEAAQQYRVKVGGDPHELIVETLYQHAAAVAGRAIKKPGAAASPATLDQKIDRIVTSRRWGFPIMLLMLTGVFWLTISGANVPSGLLSAVLVEAGHPWLRGVFAGLDAPWWLTGLVVDGMYLATAWVVSVMLPPMAIFFPLFTLLEDFGYLPRVAFNLDRLFRAAGAHGKQAMSLMMGFGCNAAGVIATRIIDSPRERLLAILTNNFSLCNGRWPTQILMATLFVGALVPPAMQGLVAALAVSAVALLGIALSLLVSWGLSRSLLRGEVSTFSLELPPYRPPRILRTLYTSLIDRTLFVLWRAVVFALPAGAVIWLSANVKIGEVSLVEYLIHTLDPVGVMIGLNGVILVAYLIAIPANEIIIPTILMLTVLVTGDLAAGQGAGVMFDPGSDQVIKSLLEKGGWTVLTGINLMLFSLLHNPCSTTIYTIYKETGSARWTAVATLLPLALGFGVTFLVATVWRMAAG from the coding sequence ATGAGTGCTCCTCAACCCATCCATCCGGAGGTGGCTGCGTTGCTGGAGGCCGCGCAGCAGTATCGCGTCAAAGTGGGTGGTGACCCGCACGAGCTGATTGTCGAGACGCTCTATCAACATGCGGCGGCGGTGGCCGGCCGGGCCATCAAGAAGCCGGGCGCAGCGGCCTCGCCTGCCACCTTGGATCAAAAAATTGACCGCATTGTCACCAGTCGGCGCTGGGGGTTTCCGATCATGTTGTTGATGCTGACGGGAGTGTTTTGGCTGACGATCAGCGGGGCCAATGTGCCGAGCGGCCTGTTGTCGGCCGTTCTGGTGGAGGCAGGCCATCCCTGGTTGCGAGGGGTTTTTGCGGGACTGGATGCGCCCTGGTGGCTGACCGGCCTGGTGGTAGATGGCATGTATCTGGCCACAGCCTGGGTGGTGAGTGTGATGTTGCCGCCCATGGCGATCTTTTTTCCTTTGTTCACCTTGTTGGAGGATTTCGGCTATCTGCCGCGGGTGGCCTTCAATTTGGACCGCTTGTTTCGGGCCGCCGGAGCACACGGCAAGCAGGCCATGAGCCTGATGATGGGGTTTGGGTGCAACGCGGCCGGGGTGATTGCCACGCGCATCATTGACAGCCCCCGGGAGCGGTTGCTGGCGATTTTGACGAATAATTTTTCGCTCTGCAACGGGCGCTGGCCCACGCAGATTTTGATGGCCACCCTCTTTGTGGGGGCGCTGGTGCCGCCCGCGATGCAAGGCTTGGTGGCGGCCCTGGCGGTCAGCGCCGTGGCACTGCTGGGCATTGCCTTGAGCCTGCTGGTTTCCTGGGGGCTTTCCCGCTCCTTGCTGCGGGGGGAGGTTTCCACGTTCAGCCTGGAATTGCCGCCCTATCGGCCGCCCCGTATTCTCCGCACTTTGTACACCTCGCTGATTGACCGCACCCTTTTCGTCTTGTGGCGGGCGGTGGTATTTGCGCTGCCGGCTGGGGCGGTCATCTGGCTGAGTGCCAATGTAAAAATCGGGGAGGTCAGTCTGGTGGAGTATCTCATCCACACCCTGGATCCGGTGGGAGTGATGATCGGCCTGAATGGGGTTATCTTGGTAGCCTACCTTATCGCCATCCCGGCCAATGAAATCATCATTCCCACAATTTTAATGCTGACGGTGCTGGTGACCGGTGACCTGGCGGCCGGGCAGGGCGCCGGCGTGATGTTTGATCCCGGCTCTGACCAGGTGATCAAGAGTTTGCTGGAAAAGGGCGGGTGGACGGTGCTGACCGGCATCAATTTGATGTTGTTCAGCCTCCTGCATAACCCCTGCAGCACCACGATTTACACCATCTATAAGGAAACCGGCAGCGCCCGCTGGACGGCCGTAGCCACCCTCCTGCCGCTGGCTTTGGGATTTGGGGTAACCTTCCTGGTGGCAACGGTGTGGCGCATGGCCGCGGGGTGA
- the mntR gene encoding transcriptional regulator MntR, with protein MSTNRRENIRNRRPPQSGRPQPSISTEDYLERMAELIESKGFARAVDLAAALGISQPSVTAMVQRLAREGYVVYEKYRRLQLTESGRRVAARVRNRHATLKRFLSLLGVDEKTQEDDIEGWEHCLSPDTLDRLGRLTDFIKARPALLAEVQAAVARVASPPATTMS; from the coding sequence ATGAGCACGAACCGGCGGGAGAACATTCGAAACCGGCGGCCCCCCCAGAGCGGCCGCCCGCAACCCAGCATCAGCACCGAGGACTACCTGGAGCGCATGGCGGAACTCATCGAGTCCAAAGGTTTTGCGCGCGCGGTGGATTTGGCCGCAGCCCTGGGCATCAGTCAGCCCTCGGTTACGGCCATGGTGCAGCGGCTGGCCCGCGAAGGGTACGTGGTTTATGAGAAATACCGGCGCCTGCAGTTGACTGAGTCAGGCCGGAGGGTGGCCGCCAGGGTGCGCAACCGGCATGCGACGTTGAAGCGTTTTTTATCCTTGTTGGGCGTGGATGAAAAAACCCAGGAGGATGACATCGAGGGGTGGGAGCATTGCCTGAGTCCCGACACGCTGGATCGTCTGGGGCGGCTTACCGATTTCATCAAGGCGCGCCCCGCTCTGCTGGCCGAAGTGCAGGCAGCGGTTGCCCGGGTGGCTTCGCCGCCTGCTACCACCATGTCTTGA
- a CDS encoding 50S ribosome-binding GTPase, with amino-acid sequence MKTPPAPTPSASSACADCAVYRSARLRKLGLAIDRWDYVVALAGNPNTGKSTVFNALTGLRQHTGNWPGKTVARAEGGFEYAGKHFKLVDLPGTYSLLSTSVDEEIARNFLLFGQPDVTVVVADATRLERNLNLALQVLEITPRVVLCLNLMDEARRYGLEVDVRQLARDLGIPVVPAAARQGEGLPELLETIHGVASGQIHCRPKRVAQEPPALREALQDLVGRLRRLYPRLPNHRWVAMRLLAGDDRILQAVQSGEIAQLADLAVNGGEPLAGEEVVRTG; translated from the coding sequence ATGAAAACCCCTCCGGCCCCCACGCCCTCTGCCTCCTCCGCCTGCGCCGACTGTGCGGTGTATCGTTCTGCCCGGTTGCGCAAGCTGGGGCTGGCGATTGATCGCTGGGATTATGTGGTGGCGCTGGCCGGTAATCCCAACACAGGCAAGAGCACCGTCTTCAATGCATTAACCGGCCTGCGTCAGCACACCGGCAACTGGCCGGGCAAAACCGTGGCGCGCGCCGAGGGAGGATTCGAATATGCCGGCAAACACTTCAAACTGGTGGATTTGCCGGGCACCTACAGCTTGTTGTCCACCAGTGTGGATGAGGAAATTGCGCGCAACTTCCTGTTGTTTGGCCAGCCGGATGTCACGGTGGTGGTGGCGGATGCCACCCGTCTGGAGCGCAATCTCAATCTGGCGCTGCAGGTGCTGGAGATCACCCCGCGGGTGGTGTTGTGCCTGAATCTGATGGACGAGGCGCGGCGGTACGGGCTGGAGGTGGATGTCCGCCAACTGGCGCGTGACTTGGGCATTCCGGTGGTCCCCGCCGCCGCCCGACAGGGGGAGGGCCTGCCGGAACTGCTGGAAACCATTCATGGGGTGGCGAGCGGCCAGATACATTGCCGGCCCAAACGGGTGGCGCAGGAGCCGCCGGCGTTGCGGGAGGCGTTGCAGGATTTGGTGGGGCGGTTGCGGCGGTTGTATCCCCGCCTGCCTAATCATCGGTGGGTGGCCATGCGGTTGCTGGCAGGTGACGACCGCATATTGCAGGCGGTGCAAAGCGGCGAAATTGCGCAACTGGCGGACCTGGCCGTCAATGGCGGCGAACCCCTCGCCGGTGAGGAGGTGGTCAGGACGGGATGA
- a CDS encoding RNA polymerase sigma factor translates to MDEQPVFDVAACLAGVRRRDEVAARQLVEFLHPLVMKIVRAHLAPRLAEEDLAQDIFAKVFHRLHQYRGQMPFEHWVARVAVNTCRNALRTLRVRPEVRHADLSEEEVQALTAAMQTDEVPVEQAIAARDLVEKLLSTLAPEDRLILTLMDMEDRSVAEISQLTGWSQPMIKVRAFRARHKLRKQLARLMQ, encoded by the coding sequence ATGGACGAGCAACCTGTGTTTGATGTCGCAGCCTGTCTGGCAGGCGTTCGACGGCGCGATGAAGTGGCCGCGCGCCAGTTGGTTGAATTTTTGCATCCGCTGGTCATGAAAATTGTCCGGGCGCATCTGGCGCCACGGTTGGCGGAAGAAGACCTGGCGCAGGACATCTTTGCCAAGGTGTTCCACCGCCTGCATCAATATCGTGGCCAGATGCCCTTCGAGCATTGGGTCGCCCGTGTGGCAGTGAACACCTGCCGGAATGCCCTGCGCACCCTCCGGGTCCGGCCGGAAGTGCGCCATGCCGATTTGAGCGAAGAGGAAGTCCAGGCCCTGACGGCAGCCATGCAAACCGACGAGGTGCCGGTGGAACAGGCCATCGCGGCGCGTGACCTGGTGGAAAAATTGCTGAGCACCCTCGCCCCGGAAGACCGGCTCATATTGACGCTCATGGACATGGAAGATCGCAGTGTGGCGGAAATCAGCCAACTGACCGGTTGGAGCCAGCCCATGATCAAAGTACGCGCCTTTCGGGCGCGGCACAAACTGCGCAAACAACTGGCGCGCTTGATGCAATAA